The DNA sequence acacacatgtacACACATTTAGATggacaatataaaaaaaaaaataataataatatgcaaGAATACGTAATTACGCgttttacatatattctGTTGACACGCTTAGCCGTACACCACGTTTTTAATAATGCATAACGTAGGTACattaaagtaaaatgtatatataattttcttaattaaaacaaataattattaaatttgtgGATGCCTTTTTCGTGGAAGCCtcaacattaaaaaaaaataatcttcCTTTTTCCATTTAGCAATAGACTAAatctttaatttaaaattatagaatTTTTCAGAAtggtacaaaaaaaagaaagaatttgaaaaatatttttttcttttttctcttgtTACTCAACACACAgtaaagttttaaaaaaatggagtCATTTCATACATTTAATCTTTTACATTACTCCAATGAAGTTAAATCCAagttgaaataaaaatttagcacgtaacaaaaattttttaaattgttcgttttaataaaagaatacaAAATGGGAATGTTCAGGTGAATTCCACACATGCACACGtgaatacgtacatacatacacacaaacatacataaatgtgtgtatgtgtatacaaTTTATGCACAGGATTATAACTGGAGTAGCAGGATGGCAAACATTAAACTGGGGCTTACCTCTTACATTTAATTCTTCACAACTCCGACTTTAGCAGCTCTGGAAGTGATATGCGAtatagggaaaaaaaaaaaaaaataaaattggtacaaataaatacacgtataaaaaaaataattacgcataaatacaaataaaaacgagtaaaaaacaaataagcgTATGCAAAGATACAAACTAACGGACGAATGGAGGTAcgaaatatacaaatatatgtacatatatatatatatatatatattgatatatgCACACTTGGGAAAAtggtacatatattttaccttAATATTCTATCCTTTATTTTGTAGCCTTGCTGTATAACCGTTGCAACAGTCCCCTTCTCTTTGGTGCTATCattaatttcaaaaattgcTTCATGAAATAAAGGATtgaatttttcattaatcgGGTTATATTTGTCAATTCCGtacttattaaaaatgttatgtaGTATCGTTTCTGTCATTTGAattcctttatatatattatttatttcttcattttgttttaatgattcttcatttatgtttttaatagCTAAAGCTAAATTATCAGCAACGTCTAGTAACGACTTTGCAAAATTActaatacaatataatttactgttttcaatttctttcatatatctatttcttaaattttcattttctgcTAACACAGATaagtatttttcttttagtattttattat is a window from the Plasmodium brasilianum strain Bolivian I chromosome 9, whole genome shotgun sequence genome containing:
- a CDS encoding GrpE-like protein — its product is MQSAPLFRRNYINFWKNDKCEKFMKQRYFTSASTMSDKTCSSSKEEGNNKKEKKKVGKFNEKKNDNSGEKEDDKENMLNESENFEKEDEGKKEINYETYNKIDLINKIKRIKKDMEEKIVDNKILKEKYLSVLAENENLRNRYMKEIENSKLYCISNFAKSLLDVADNLALAIKNINEESLKQNEEINNIYKGIQMTETILHNIFNKYGIDKYNPINEKFNPLFHEAIFEINDSTKEKGTVATVIQQGYKIKDRILRAAKVGVVKN